The Cannabis sativa cultivar Pink pepper isolate KNU-18-1 chromosome 8, ASM2916894v1, whole genome shotgun sequence genomic interval AACCGAATATAAATGGATAATTGACTCGGTATTTCCTCCAAAAGTATATGTTTGCTGAGAACATAAGCATATGTAGGACTATGAATCCGAACAAGCTGCAAAAACATACTCAACATTATGCGATTGTAGGACTATGAATAAGAGTTCATTCATTATTTTTAGAACTTACCTATAAAGAGGAAATATATTGTCCATATATTGACCACTGTATTCACTTTTTCTAAGATTTCTTATTTGTACAAGCACAATGATGGTCACCACAAGAGCAACTGAGCAACCAGAGAGAAAGCCTGCATTTTTAAGACAGTTGAgatgataaagaagaagcttTAAAATTCTTGACAAGCTCAGACACTAATCCAAAACAAGACATTTTCTTTAATCTACTTACCCAATAAAAATGTAGTCCTGTGCCTTTctctttttgtctttggcctCAATGTGTTCATTCCTTTCGCTCGGTTTCCATTCGCAAAGTGTTTTATGAAGGTGGCTTCCACTCTTTCCATTAGCTTACTAACCTGTGTGTGCAACAGATATGAACTACAAGGCTAAGTTTAAGAGAGATTAAGTATGTTTAGTAAGGTAAGTTATATAACAAAGAACAAGAACTAACTTCATCAGAGCTGCCCAGATAAGACTCATCCACCATCTCTAAATAAGCCTTTGCTGCACTCCTTGTACTTATCTGCATTTTAACATAGTTTTAGTACACAACTTAAGTACAACAAGAGTTTTTATGATAAATTATAAGTGAAGTTTGACTATTGACCTTGTCATATTTCTTCATGATCTTTGAGAAAGCCAATTGATTCATGAAACTGTCACATTCATCACAGAAACATAGTTTGTCAAAACATTTCAAAACAAAAGACAACTTTATACtaattctcttttctttttttctactGATCCTTTCTCCATCCTTTCGGTCAGCTATTTGGTCCTTATACCTCATCCTTCCTTGATTGGGTCATCGATATGGACCTCGAGAGTTCCCATCCTATTAAGGATGGCATCGCCACAGAAAGCTAGCCCACCAAACAGCCAAGCATAATTCCTCCCATAAAGGGTTGTGGTAGGATTCGAACTCTTGACGCAAACAAGGAAGGATGCCAGCAAAGACATCCTTTGCTACTACACCACACAACACGCTATACTAATTTTCATTCTGCATAATTAAGAGAAAACCAATTTATACCTACCAGTAGCTTTTCAACAGTTTAAGCTTTTGATAGAACTCTATAAAGGCCTGTTTCATCAACTCTTCTGATTTTTTTAGCTCTTCTTTGCTGAATGAGAAGTCAGAGGTTGAAGTCATGAGGATTCCTCTCAAAGTAGAGATTGGAGTTTCAGGTGCAACATTGATCTTTACATTATGCAAAACATCTAATGAAGCTGGTCTAAATCCCTTTACACCTTTCTTATGCTCCTTTTTCTCATTACTCTCTTTTGATCCACTGCTTCCTTTTGACTCATTGCTTATTCTACCTTCTTCTTCatcgtcttcttcttcatccATTAATCCTTCACAACTCCTTTCAACTTCTTGAATAGCATCCATATGCTGCCGTTCTTCAATTCAAAATGAAATATCATGTTAAAATTACCTAGTTAAATTTGTCAAACTAACAATGTGAAATAGTAAAGTTTACAAAATAACCACACTCACAAGAACAATAAAAAAAGGGGGCATTTGTGACTGTTACCTGGTTTTTGGTCATTTAAAGGTTGAGGATGATCAGACAAAGAAACCCCTTTTGAAGCAATATTCATTACATCATCTTCACCAAATTTAAACACAGGATTCTCTACCTTAATCCTTAAAGCAATCAAAACATTCATCTGTCTAGTTAACTCATCAGCCTCTTCCAAAACTTGTTTAACCTTTTTCCTATAAAAGTTGACAACTTTATTAAACTCATCATCAAGCCTCTTAAAGAACACAACCTCATACTCTCCCCCATCATCTGTGGACATCATAAACATGGTCTGATACTCCAACTCCAACTCCTCAAACTCAGACTCAGAcccttgttgttgttgttgttgttgttgttgatgttgttGATGAACTGGGTTCACTAAAATCACCTGATCTTCATCTAATTTCAATGTATTGCTCCTGTACCTGTTTGTAAGACCACTAAATGCTCTGTATAAAGAAACCTTTCTACTCAAACTACCTCTAGGAGTTGTTGCAGTTTCCACTGTTGAGGTTCTTTGTCTAAACCTCAAAATCTCTTTGAGGACTTCTTTCAGAAACTTGTAGTCCATATATGCTTCCTGCCATTCTGGAACCATTTGAGATGCAAACTCTTTCCCAAACTTCatcttttttgaatttcaatacAAAATAATGAATTCCCAGATCAGAAATATGGTACTTAACTAACATCAAtgaacatacatatataatatggaTTAACTTGAAGAAAGTTTAAATCTTTCTGGGTATGTATCAATGGTTATGGCTgaaatgttatatatatgtatatatataggaaaaagGTAGTGAATAATGaaaactttaataaaaaatatgtatataaggaAAAGAGTTATTAATTTGATTGAGAAAAGTTCTTCTCTTCTTTTATCTTGGGGTCAGAGACATTAAAAGAGGTCTGAGGTATCCAGTTAAATATTAGACAACAGATTCTTAAATGAATttatcaaaaacaaaaaaaacaaaactacaAAGTCAAAAGAACAAAAGAGGTTTGGTTTGATATTGTTGTTTTGAGATTACAGATAAGTGGTGAGAGTGAGATCTAATTTCATATCATATTTTGAAGaacaatttgattttatttaatttaatttgattgttaTTAGACAACTAAGATGATTGCATGTATGAAGGGCTCAAAATCAAAACGAAATCGACAGTtgacacatatataaatatatatatagttatatacaTCTTAATTAAGACTTTCCATTTTTAAGTTTTGACAAGGTCACATGCATAGttagctatatatatgtattcaaAAAAATAGTGATAAATTAAGGgaaaatattcttaaaaaaagaaagaaatattaCTATCAAAATATGTTTACAATAATGATATATGCACCAAATTAATATTACACTAAGTAAAGTAGTAATATTTGGCCATTTTAactatgtataattttttttttagattgagaaaaatataataaagctCTTAACCAGCTAATGAACAACTTCTCTCTCCAATCTTAATTTTAGAAATTGGTCAAATTTTCATGTAACTTGTAGTATATATAAAGGATATATGGGTAAATCTGTTTTTGATTTATTAAGTATGAAGATGTTGTGAAGAATATATTAGTTGTTGATTGAGACCcaaattaaaaagtattttGGAGTTATATGTGTGGGGGTGGTGCACTGCACATCACATTCACATGCATTGTGGCCGTACTACTAGACTACGTGGTCCATACCCTCATATATAATCATAGTTGTGCTCTTGGGTTGCCCAAACAAACAATCAAAACCAAAAACACGCCTTCATTTATTTACTACCATAGATTAattaggggcatgatttagtacatattggAAAATATTGTCTCaatggattaaatgtaaaagtattgaaGCCACTAAAGCTAGTTTAGTGGTGAGGGAGGGATGGGAAAAAGAGAGAGGTCATGGGTTCGAACTCAGGACCTTTAAGCTATTAAGCTAATACATGATTATAAAATACCATTAcgttacactaaaaaaaaatgtaaaagtattgagccatatataagaacatggactactccactcattgctaattagttttgagatggaaccccatgattctcaacatggtattaAAGCTATATCCTTAGCTGAGTTGATAAGGCCTGTATAAGTACATgtgaaagttgagaagaaaTTTTGTTAATTAGCCTATGTAATAATACTTGTGGTGTTTCGAGTGCTATGCTACTACTCAATATGCTTTGGCCTTTGAGCCAAAATAAGAAAAAACCCACTTACTTTATCATTTATCAAGATGGAAAAGAAGAggtaataaacataaaataagtactaaataaaataacaacctTCTTTAATGTTGGACGacttgttaatattattattagttattatacttaaattaaagACTGAGAGTAGTTGGAAGATTATTAATAGGTCTATCGACTAAAGACCAAGCAATTAACATAGagattgtattatatatataatatgttatcctataataatatatattaaatgattGTTAATTAATGTGATACTTAATTTCTTCTTGATTCATTTCTTTTTGTATGTGAGAAAGTTGCATCCAAACTTCACTAGTACTAGTAGTCCTAGCTACTTGATGTTGTTTTTTCTTACACGTTAGTAGATAGCTAGACAAATGATAAATGGTATCAATGCTACTCAAagcattattattaaaaattaataatatgcaACACTATTTATAAGTGttcttttaaaattagttagtgatatttttgaaaaattattttttaaaattatatatatgaaacttaatacttaattacaACATTAATTATACGTATAGCAATTCTAATACTACTCAATACTATCTAAATGTATTGTAATGTGATATTAGGTCTTAAATATTTTAAGTGTTAAAGAGTCTtagataccatgttgagaaaataaaattattcatgttcttatatatcaCTTATcgttttactatttattttacGTGGGATAATACAATAACATAGTCTCATATATAAGATGCACGAGTTACTTCTTTcattatcaattaattaaaaaatgttagaaaatctcacattgataatataattaattggcTTTGAGATGTATCCTATGTATTTCTTTTTGAAgaacaaaaatgaaaaattttattCCGACTAACGAAGCACCAAAAACTCAAAAAGAGTTTATCAATGTAATTACAataaagagcattgctattaggcatcaGTAGTGCTTATCACATTCTAAACGTGTCGCCTTTTAATTGGTTAACGATATTctttgaaaattattatattaaattatatgagacttgATACTTAATTTGATCAATAGCAATACTCACATATAAGAAGGTACTAAACACCAACG includes:
- the LOC115699756 gene encoding phosphate transporter PHO1 homolog 3 isoform X1; its protein translation is MKFGKEFASQMVPEWQEAYMDYKFLKEVLKEILRFRQRTSTVETATTPRGSLSRKVSLYRAFSGLTNRYRSNTLKLDEDQVILVNPVHQQHQQQQQQQQQGSESEFEELELEYQTMFMMSTDDGGEYEVVFFKRLDDEFNKVVNFYRKKVKQVLEEADELTRQMNVLIALRIKVENPVFKFGEDDVMNIASKGVSLSDHPQPLNDQKPERQHMDAIQEVERSCEGLMDEEEDDEEEGRISNESKGSSGSKESNEKKEHKKGVKGFRPASLDVLHNVKINVAPETPISTLRGILMTSTSDFSFSKEELKKSEELMKQAFIEFYQKLKLLKSYCFMNQLAFSKIMKKYDKISTRSAAKAYLEMVDESYLGSSDEVSKLMERVEATFIKHFANGNRAKGMNTLRPKTKRERHRTTFLLGFLSGCSVALVVTIIVLVQIRNLRKSEYSGQYMDNIFPLYSLFGFIVLHMLMFSANIYFWRKYRVNYPFIFGLKQGTDLGYRQVFLLSAGLSVLSLGAVISNLDMKIDPKTRSFDLLSELVPMGLVVALLVMLVLPFNILYRSTRYFLIVSGFHCLFAPLYKVSLPDFFLADQLTSQVQAFRSLVFYVCYYFWGDFTKRQHKCLGNDVYKAFNLVVAIIPYWFRLLQCIRRLLEEKDGMQGLNGLKYFSTIIAVSMRILFDSKKDPLIKFLVISSSLIATIAGTYWDLVIDWGLLRRDSKNPWLRDKLILQQKSVYFVAMVVNVALRLAWLQTVLQFQIASLHPKALIAIVASLEIIRRGIWNFFRIENEHLNNVGKYRAFKSVPLPFNYDDENDEKEE